The Cohnella abietis genome has a segment encoding these proteins:
- a CDS encoding RNA polymerase sigma factor, with the protein MRFNYLKHITDGLDKPGLFSELMMTYGKDVWHYAYFMTKRRDLADDITQDVFVKVYEHLDTFRGGSSVKSWLLTITRNTSLDYLKTAWIRRVQLVPSWFRQDYQRSAENEWFSSEEKNHIWSLVLDLPRKQREVLLLFAHHHLSMKEIAELLELSEGTVKSRLHRARQAMGSLMSASLSERSE; encoded by the coding sequence TTGAGATTTAATTACCTGAAACACATAACCGATGGCTTGGACAAGCCGGGTCTATTCAGTGAGCTAATGATGACCTACGGCAAAGATGTGTGGCACTACGCCTATTTCATGACTAAACGTAGAGACTTAGCCGATGATATTACCCAGGATGTCTTCGTGAAAGTATATGAGCACCTTGATACGTTCCGTGGCGGCTCAAGTGTCAAGTCTTGGCTATTAACCATTACTCGTAATACTTCTCTTGATTATTTGAAAACAGCTTGGATACGCAGAGTCCAATTAGTGCCCTCTTGGTTTAGGCAGGATTATCAACGCTCTGCGGAAAATGAATGGTTCAGCAGCGAGGAAAAAAATCATATTTGGAGCCTAGTGCTAGATCTCCCACGTAAGCAACGAGAAGTGCTGCTGCTATTCGCCCACCATCACTTATCTATGAAGGAAATAGCAGAGCTGTTAGAGCTCTCAGAGGGCACAGTTAAGTCCCGTCTTCACCGAGCCCGTCAGGCAATGGGCAGTCTCATGT